From the Manihot esculenta cultivar AM560-2 chromosome 3, M.esculenta_v8, whole genome shotgun sequence genome, one window contains:
- the LOC110610422 gene encoding RNA-binding protein pno1 isoform X1, translated as MADLGGVIKMQSGEAPASMEVEAIPNGSGTQSGSLPSKPKFEPLKAHEMSDGRVQFRKVSVPPHRYSPLKKAWMEIYTPIYEQMKIDIRMNLKARKVELKTRPDTPDISNLQKCADFVHAFMLGFDVIDAIALLRLDELYVESFEIKDVKTLRGEHLSRAIGRLSGKGGKTKFAIENATKTRVVIADTKIHILGSFQNIKIARDSLCSLILGSPAGKVYSKLRQVSARLAERF; from the coding sequence ATGGCAGATCTTGGTGGTGTAATCAAGATGCAGTCTGGTGAAGCCCCTGCTTCAATGGAAGTAGAAGCAATTCCAAATGGATCAGGGACACAATCTGGGTCTTTGCCATCTAAGCCAAAGTTTGAGCCTTTGAAGGCTCATGAGATGTCTGATGGTCGAGTTCAGTTCAGAAAGGTTTCTGTTCCACCACATAGGTATTCGCCACTCAAGAAAGCATGGATGGAAATATACACTCCAATATATGAGCAGATGAAGATTGATATCCGTATGAACCTCAAAGCTAGAAAGGTTGAATTAAAAACTAGACCAGATACACCTGATATCAGCAACCTGCAGAAGTGTGCAGATtttgttcatgctttcatgttgGGTTTTGATGTTATAGATGCTATTGCTCTTCTCCGATTGGATGAACTATATGTGGAATCTTTTGAAATCAAAGATGTTAAAACtcttaggggtgagcatttatCTCGAGCCATTGGAAGATTATCAGGTAAAGGTGGCAAAACAAAGTTTGCTATTGAGAATGCCACAAAAACAAGGGTTGTGATTGCTGACACCAAGATCCACATATTAGGATCTTTTCAAAACATTAAAATCGCAAGGGATTCTCTCTGCAGCCTTATTCTAGGGTCCCCTGCTGGAAAGGTATACTCAAAGCTTAGACAAGTTTCTGCTAGACTGGCAGAGAGGTTTTGA
- the LOC110610422 gene encoding RNA-binding protein pno1 isoform X2, which translates to MQSGEAPASMEVEAIPNGSGTQSGSLPSKPKFEPLKAHEMSDGRVQFRKVSVPPHRYSPLKKAWMEIYTPIYEQMKIDIRMNLKARKVELKTRPDTPDISNLQKCADFVHAFMLGFDVIDAIALLRLDELYVESFEIKDVKTLRGEHLSRAIGRLSGKGGKTKFAIENATKTRVVIADTKIHILGSFQNIKIARDSLCSLILGSPAGKVYSKLRQVSARLAERF; encoded by the coding sequence ATGCAGTCTGGTGAAGCCCCTGCTTCAATGGAAGTAGAAGCAATTCCAAATGGATCAGGGACACAATCTGGGTCTTTGCCATCTAAGCCAAAGTTTGAGCCTTTGAAGGCTCATGAGATGTCTGATGGTCGAGTTCAGTTCAGAAAGGTTTCTGTTCCACCACATAGGTATTCGCCACTCAAGAAAGCATGGATGGAAATATACACTCCAATATATGAGCAGATGAAGATTGATATCCGTATGAACCTCAAAGCTAGAAAGGTTGAATTAAAAACTAGACCAGATACACCTGATATCAGCAACCTGCAGAAGTGTGCAGATtttgttcatgctttcatgttgGGTTTTGATGTTATAGATGCTATTGCTCTTCTCCGATTGGATGAACTATATGTGGAATCTTTTGAAATCAAAGATGTTAAAACtcttaggggtgagcatttatCTCGAGCCATTGGAAGATTATCAGGTAAAGGTGGCAAAACAAAGTTTGCTATTGAGAATGCCACAAAAACAAGGGTTGTGATTGCTGACACCAAGATCCACATATTAGGATCTTTTCAAAACATTAAAATCGCAAGGGATTCTCTCTGCAGCCTTATTCTAGGGTCCCCTGCTGGAAAGGTATACTCAAAGCTTAGACAAGTTTCTGCTAGACTGGCAGAGAGGTTTTGA